One segment of Panicum virgatum strain AP13 chromosome 3K, P.virgatum_v5, whole genome shotgun sequence DNA contains the following:
- the LOC120697972 gene encoding uncharacterized protein LOC120697972, translating into MSGQSTAAPPTTASASAAIPSTSAPRTTAPLFDSPRQPPNAMPAPADPTTMALDSLTTAIYELQQQMGNFAARLAAVELRPGSSAPASGSLPLGRAAVTTDGSAPPASLPFGIPGYGGIPAAPFPTATVGPTAGPIHHTPITQIPIPHSPSPIPILAGATPVLSAAHDDQGDGLHVPRFHKLSFPTFDGKDDPLGWINHCEHFFRAQRTGEGDKVWLDSFHMTGAAQHWYFMLERDIGVVPRTQFKLLCQQRFGPALGVNHLADLARLPFGGSVAAYQEAFLAKMAHAGALTPAQQVNLFTGGLPDAIRIDVELQAPGDLQRAMALARAYESCASAVPASSAARPPRPQCRPQLQIEAASPPASMTQALAVQPSSTTAPPRALRRLSPAEMAERRRQGLCFNCDEPYVRGHQCARLFYLEVADSDDDDPAAATMAKEDDPPLISLHAITGTTAVTTMQLRVLVGGRKFTYLLDSGSTHNFVNDTAARFAGLHFQSGRGAQVMVANGDRVVCQGLAHDVGVLIGHEEFQVDCYRIPLDYYDMVLDVSFLRTLGPILWDFDDLCMASWHHGKRVLWKGVGSLRTDIPPTDHLFAMRPSASPTLAAEDTVLSVRCHNTSWRISVTSQGLQYHLNITILHVPRFADLLVPSFTTLCSFLNNTLQEAYSLFHDNGHLQALPAPPALQHVPALQLQPFGQSNAAANFLALLSTRIDNASPAWHADHYREFTFFFNTVD; encoded by the coding sequence cCACCGCATCCGCGTCCGCCGCCATCCCCTCCACCTCCGCTCCGCGCACCACTGCTCCTCTGTTCGATTCCCCTCGACAGCCGCCCAATGCCATGCCGGCGCCGGCCGATCCAACCACTATGGCCCTCGATTCCCTCACCACGGCGATCTACGAACTTCAGCAGCAAATGGGGAACTTCGCTGCTCGCCTTGCCGCTGTCGAGCTCCGCCCCGGTTCATCCGCCCCGGCCTCGGGATCCCTTCCTctaggccgcgccgccgtgaccACGGACGGatctgcgccgccggcctccttgcCATTCGGGATTCCAGGCTACGGCGGCATTCCAGCGGCCCCCTTCCCTACAGCAACCGTCGGGCCGACAGCGGGCCCAATCCACCACACGCCAATCACGCAGATCCCCATTCCCCACTCCCCATCGCCGATTCCAATCCTCGCCGGCGCAACACCAGTGCTGTCGGCCGCCCACGACGACCAGGGGGATGGCCTCCATGTCCCTCGCTTCCACAAGCTCTCGTTCCCCACATTTGATGGCAAGGACGACCCGCTCGGCTGGATCAACCACTGTGAGCACTTCTTCCGAGCGCAGCGCACCGGCGAGGGCGACAAGGTGTGGCTGGACTCCTTCCACATGACCGGTGCCGCACAGCATTGGTACTTCATGCTGGAGCGTGACATCGGCGTCGTTCCCAGGACCCAGTTCAAGCTCCTTTGCCAGCAGCGGTTCGGCCCCGCCCTCGGAGTCAACCATTTGGCCGACCTTGCACGGCTTCCCTTCGGCGGTTCCGTCGCGGCGTACCAGGAAGCGTTCCTGGCGAAGATGGCCCACGCCGGCGCGCTCACCCCGGCGCAGCAAGTGAACCTCTTCACCGGCGGCCTCCCGGATGCGATCCGCATCGATGTGGAACTCCAAGCGCCCGGCGACCTCCAGCGCGCAATGGCCCTCGCGCGCGCTTACGAGAGCTGCGCATCGGCGGTTCCCGCCTCGAGCGCAGCACGACCACCACGTCCACAATGTCGCCCCCAACTGCAGATCGAGGCCGCGTCACCCCCGGCCTCCATGACACAGGCATTGGCGGTCCAGCCATCGTCAACAACAGCACCGCCACGCGCACTTCGCCGTCTCTCCCCAGCAGAGATGGCCGAGCGACGCCGCCAAGGACTCTGCTTCAATTGTGACGAGCCGTATGTCCGTGGGCACCAGTGCGCGCGCCTCTTCTACCTGGAGGTGGCcgactccgacgacgacgatccagcagcagcaaccatgGCTAAGGAGGACGACCCACCTCTCATCTCCCTGCACGCCATCACCGGGACCACGGCTGTCACAACCATGCAGCTGCGCGTTCTGGTGGGTGGCCGGAAGTTCACATACCTTCTCGACTCGGGCTCCACTCACAACTTCGTCAACGACACCGCCGCGAGGTTTGCTGGTCTTCACTTCCAGTCGGGACGCGGTGCACAGGTCATGGTGGCCAACGGTGATCGCGTCGTCTGTCAAGGCCTTGCTCATGACGTCGGCGTCTTGATCGGCCACGAAGAGTTCCAAGTCGACTGTTACCGAATCCCCCTCGACTACTACGACATGGTGCTCGACGTCTCCTTCCTCCGCACGCTGGGGCCAATCCTTTGGGATTTCGACGACCTCTGCATGGCCTCCTGGCACCACGGCAAGCGAGTGCTGTGGAAGGGCGTTGGCTCGCTGCGCACTGACATTCCTCCAACAGATCACCTCTTCGCCATGCGCCCATCTGCTTCACCGACATTGGCTGCAGAGGACACCGTGCTGTCGGTGCGCTGCCACAACACCTCATGGCGCATCTCTGTGACCTCCCAAGGACTGCAGTACCACCTGAACATCACCATACTTCACGTTCCAAGGTTTGCCGACCTCCTGGTACCCTCTTTCACCACACTCTGCTCCTTCCTCAACAACACTCTTCAAGAAGCCTACAGCCTGTTCCACGACAATGGGCATCTCCAAGCACTGCCAGCACCTCCTGCACTTCAGCACGTCCCCGCGCTCCAGCTACAGCCATTCGGCCAGAGTAATGCGGCGGCCAACTTCCTCGCCTTGCTGTCCACCAGGATCGACAACGCCTCGCCTGCTTGGCACGCCGACCACTACAGAGagttcaccttcttcttcaacACCGTCGACTGA